The genomic segment GACGGGCGCCTCGAGATCGGTCGACTCGACGAGCACCGCCTGCGGCAGCGACGTGCGCTCGCTGCGCGCGACCCGGCGCGCCATCTCGTCTGCCCGCTGTTCACCCGCTACCAGCGCGAGGTTCTCGACGCGCGGCGGACTGGAGGTGAGGTCGACGCCATCGCGCGCCCCCGGCTACCCCATGTGCCGGACGATCTCCCGGAATCGTGGCACGACACGCTGCGCGACTACGCGGTGGCCTTCGAGGCCCTGCGCACCGTGCCCCGCGATTTCACCGCGGGCGACACGGGCCTGAGCAGCCTCTTCGGCCTTCCGCCCTATCACGCGGTCGACGCCGTGACGTACTACGGCGGCTCCATCCCCCTCGCCGTGGGGGCGTGGCTGGCCGGTCGCGAGCATGCGTGGGCCGTGACCGGAGACTATGCCTTCGCGGCCGCGGGTGCGCTCGGTCTCACCGAGGCGGCGCACCGCCAGGCGCCCGTGAAGGTGGTCATCTTCGCCAACGGCCAGGCCCGAGCCACGGGTGGGCAGACGGTGGCCCTCGACGATGTCGAGGCCATCATCGGCGGATACGAAGCCAGGGTGCATCGCGTTGAAGACGCGCGCGATGGCGTGGCCGTGCGCGAGGCGGTAGAAGAGGCCACCCAGCGCGACGGGCTGCGCATCGTGCTGCTGCAGTACCCGGTGCGCTTCGGTCTCTGAGGCCGCCGTACGTCTCGTTGCCGGAAGGGGTCGCGGCGGCGGTGGGGAACCAGAGTCGCATGCGCTCCGATCCCATCGACATCAGAGAACCCGGGCCCACCTCGCTGCAGATCACCTGGGCCGATCAGCACGTGAGCCTCTTCACCTACACCCAGCTGCGCGAGCTGTGCCCCTGCGCCATGTGCCGCGCACAGCAGCGTTCGGGCGGGGTCGATGCCCTTCTCGCCAGCATGGTGGCGCCCAACCTCGGTGCCCGTGACATCAGCGTGGTGGGGCGCTACGCCCTCAACATCGTGTTCGGTGACGGGCACGACAGCGGTATCTTCACCTTTGACATGCTGCGCGATCTCTGCCCCTGCGAGGCCTGCGCCGCGGTCAGCCCCGCCTCGGCCGAGGGCTCCCATGGCGCGTGACGGCGAGCCCGAGGGGGCGACGAATGCGGAGGCGACGTCGGCGCCCCACGATGATGATGCGGGGCGATTGAACCGGCGAGAGCTCTGCACGGGGGTGGCCTCGGTGGCCTTTGCGGCGCTGCTCTCGGGCACGGCCGCCTTCGCCCGCCCGCCTGTCGAGAAGGGCCCCTTTCTGGCGCCTGACCTGGTCGAGCTCATCACCCTCGACCCCAGCCTGAAGCTCGACATCCGCTACGCGACCCGCGACAACTTCCTCGGGGTCGTGCTCTACCCGGAGGCACGGGCGTTCATGCAGCGCCCGGCCGCCGAGGCGCTGGTGCGCGCGCATCGCGCGCTGCGCCGCCACGGCCTGGGGCTGATGATCTTCGACGCCTACCGGCCCTGGCGGGTCACGAAGCTGATGTGGGACAACGCCCGCCCCGAGTGGCGCAAGGGTGGCTATGTGGCCGATCCTGACAAGGGCTCGCGTCACAATCGCGGGTGCGCGGTCGACCTCACGCTGTTCGAGCGCGCCACGGGTCAGCCCCTCGACATGCCCACGGGCTACGACGACTTCCACGAGCAGGCCCACGCCGAATCGCCGAACGTCACGCCGAAGGCGAAAGCCAACCGTGAGCTGCTCCAGCGCGTCATGCTGGCCCAGGGGTTTCGCATCCTGCCCGAGGAGTGGTGGCACTTCGACTACAAGGACTACCCCCACTACGGCATCCTCGACATCGACTTCGCGCACGTCGAGACCCGCGCGGGCGCCTCGACGCGTCAGAAGCGCTGACCCGGCGGCAGGCGGCCCCCTCGTGCGTCACAGAACCCCGGGAATGAACCGGAACTTCACCCGCGCGCAGTAGTCACGATACTCCTCGA from the Pseudomonadota bacterium genome contains:
- a CDS encoding DUF971 domain-containing protein, with protein sequence MRSDPIDIREPGPTSLQITWADQHVSLFTYTQLRELCPCAMCRAQQRSGGVDALLASMVAPNLGARDISVVGRYALNIVFGDGHDSGIFTFDMLRDLCPCEACAAVSPASAEGSHGA
- a CDS encoding D-alanyl-D-alanine dipeptidase, which codes for MARDGEPEGATNAEATSAPHDDDAGRLNRRELCTGVASVAFAALLSGTAAFARPPVEKGPFLAPDLVELITLDPSLKLDIRYATRDNFLGVVLYPEARAFMQRPAAEALVRAHRALRRHGLGLMIFDAYRPWRVTKLMWDNARPEWRKGGYVADPDKGSRHNRGCAVDLTLFERATGQPLDMPTGYDDFHEQAHAESPNVTPKAKANRELLQRVMLAQGFRILPEEWWHFDYKDYPHYGILDIDFAHVETRAGASTRQKR